The following proteins come from a genomic window of Anopheles ziemanni chromosome 3, idAnoZiCoDA_A2_x.2, whole genome shotgun sequence:
- the LOC131288781 gene encoding annexin B10-like, which produces MSWYYTPVPTVVPAEEFDASADANALRAAMKGFGTDEQAIIDILCARSNAQRQQIMEQYTSELGRDLIEDLKSELGGKFEDVIVGLMMPPEKYLCKQMHKAMDGIGTDEDTLIEVLAPQTNEEVKKIVDCYEDMYGRPLAEHLCSETSGSFRRLLTMIIVGARDPQGTVDANLAVEQANQLYNAGEGKLGTDEEVFYKLLAHCSFDQLEIVFDEYKKLSGQTIEQAMKHELSGELYEALSAIVECVQMAPHFFAKRLHKAMDGMGTDDAKLIRIIISRSEIDLQNVKDEYEQMYNKTLLSAVRNECSGDYKRALCALIGGA; this is translated from the exons ATGTCCTGGTATTACACG CCCGTCCCAACGGTTGTTCCGGCGGAGGAATTCGACGCTTCCGCGGACGCCAATGCGTTACGGGCGGCGATGAAAGGCTTTGGAACGGATGAGCAGGCCATCATTGACATTCTTTGCGCTCGCAGCAACGCCCAACGTCAGCAAATTATGGAACAATATACAAGCGAACTTGGTCGG GATTTAATCGAGGACTTGAAATCCGAGCTCGGCGGTAAGTTTGAAGACGTTATCGTCGGTTTGATGATGCCGCCGGAGAAGTATCTGTGCAAGCAGATGCACAAGGCGATGGACGGCATCGGGACGGATGAGGATACGCTGATCGAAGTGCTTGCGCCGCAAACGAACGAGGAGGTAAAGAAGATCGTCGATTGCTACGAGGATATGTATGGTCGCCCTCTGGCGGAGCATTTGTGCAGTGAAACGTCCGGAAGCTTCCGGCGCCTACTGACGATGATCATCGTTGGGGCTCGCGATCCGCAAGGAACCGTTGACGCGAACCTAGCCGTCGAGCAGGCGAACCAACTGTACAATGCGGGAGAAGGCAAGCTCGGTACAGACGAGGAGGTGTTCTACAAACTCCTGGCGCACTGTAGCTTCGATCAGCTGGAGATCGTGTTTGACGAGTACAAGAAACTTTCCGGTCAAACGATTGAACAAGCGATGAAACACGAATTGAGCGGTGAGCTGTATGAAGCGCTCAGTGCCATCGTAGAGTGCGTCCAGATGGCACCACATTTCTTCGCCAAACGACTCCACAAGGCTATGGATGGCATGGGCACGGACGACGCAAAGCTGATCCGTATCATCATCTCGCGCTCGGAGATCGATCTTCAGAACGTCAAGGACGAGTACGAGCAGATGTACAACAAAACGCTGCTGAGCGCAGTACGG AATGAATGCTCCGGAGATTACAAGCGTGCCCTGTGCGCATTGATCGGTGGTGCCTAA
- the LOC131289926 gene encoding annexin B10-like — protein MSWYYTPVPTVEPVEDFDPSADANALRKAMKGFGTDEKAIIDILCARSNEQRQVIAATFKRELGRELIDDLKSELGGKFEDVILALMLPPPAYLSKQLHKAMDGIGTDEKAIIEILAPQTNDEVKEIVACYEEMYGRPLAEHLCSETSGSFRRLLTMIVVGARDPQGTVDPDLAVEQAKQLYDAGEGKLGTDEAVFYKILAHASYDQLEIVFDEYKSLSGRTIEQALKAELSGELYDALSAIVECVQMAPHFFAKRLHKAMDGLGTDDATLIRIIVSRSEIDLQNIKDEFEQMYDKTLTSAVKSETSGDYKRALCALIGEA, from the exons ATGTCGTGGTATTACACA CCTGTACCGACTGTGGAGCCGGTGGAAGATTTCGATCCATCCGCGGATGCAAATGCTCTCCGCAAAGCGATGAAGGGCTTCGGCACCGACGAAAAAGCAATTATCGATATTCTGTGTGCGCGATCTAATGAACAACGCCAGGTGATCGCCGCTACGTTCAAGCGCGAACTGGGACGG GAGTTGATCGACGATCTGAAGTCGGAGTTGGGCGGAAAGTTTGAAGATGTCATCCTCGCGTTGATGCTTCCTCCGCCGGCTTATCTCTCCAAGCAGCTGCACAAGGCGATGGACGGTATCGGTACGGACGAGAAGGCTATCATTGAAATCCTTGCTCCACAAACCAATGACGAGGTCAAGGAAATTGTCGCTTGTTATGAGGAGATGTACGGTCGGCCGCTGGCCGAACATTTGTGCAGTGAAACGTCCGGAAGCTTCCGGCGCCTACTGACGATGATCGTCGTAGGAGCTCGTGACCCACAAGGCACGGTCGATCCGGATCTGGCCGTCGAGCAGGCGAAACAGCTGTACGACGCCGGCGAAGGTAAACTCGGTACCGACGAGGCTGTGTTTTATAAGATCCTCGCCCATGCCTCCTACGATCAGCTGGAGATCGTGTTCGATGAGTATAAAAGTCTGTCGGGACGCACTATCGAGCAAGCACTGAAGGCAGAACTCAGTGGCGAACTGTACGATGCGCTAAGTGCCATCGTCGAGTGTGTCCAGATGGCACCGCACTTTTTCGCCAAACGGCTGCACAAGGCAATGGACGGCCTTGGCACCGACGATGCGACACTGATCCGGATCATCGTGTCGCGCTCGGAGATTGATTTGCAGAACATTAAGGATGAGTTTGAGCAGATGTACGACAAAACCCTCACCAGTGCCGTAAAG AGCGAAACATCCGGCGACTACAAACGTGCACTTTGCGCTTTGATTGGAGAGGCATAA
- the LOC131288125 gene encoding regulator of G-protein signaling 7-like: MVTKKSVDIEKEKLAKNMYSSSSSAGTGIPAKASGTGVGSGSSGTAVVSFSATTMANSSSHMAQQILPHGGQDAPNILVYKKMEAIVERMQTEGTGVSVRTVKAFMSKVPSVFTGADLIQWIMANLTVDDISEALHLAHLLASHGYLFPIDDHQLTVRNDGTFYRFQTPYFWPSNFWEPENTDYAIYLCKRTMQNKTRLELADYEAENLAKLQKMFSRKWEFIFMQAEAQSKVDKKRDKLERKVLDSQERAFWDVHRPMPGCVNTTEMDIKKAYRKGASTLGSGSAGTAAHSNPAETMAKTITLLKQKLDRRTIKVSKVAESYISYYEQYSEFDYFLSTSDHPNPWQTDNTEFWDAEKLGKDIPMKRVKRWGFSLRELLNDPVGREQFTKFLDKEFSGENLKFWEAIQDMKALPQSQIKDAAQAIWNEYLAPDAACPVNIDSKSLELAREVVKEGAAQPSRWCFDVAADHVFYLMKSDSYSRFLRSDMYKECLNGSKKKTSVKGLRIFSGRKDTPVIN; the protein is encoded by the exons ATGGTTACGAAGAAAAGTGTCGacatagaaaaagaaaaacttgcgAAAAACATGTACTCGAGCTCGAGCAGCGCCGGGACGGGCATTCCGGCCAAGGCGTCCGGCACGGGAGTGGGCAGTGGCAGCTCCGGCACTGCGGTCGTAAGCTTCAGCGCCACCACGAtggccaacagcagcagccacaTGGCGCAGCAGATCCTACCCCACGGTGGCCAGGATGCACCGAACATTCTGGTCTACAAAAAGATGGAGGCCATCGTCGAGCGCATGCAAACGGAGGGGACAGGCGTGTCGGTGCGCACGGTGAAGGCGTTCATGAGTAAGGTACCGTCGGTGTTTACCGGGGCCGATCTGATCCAGTGGATCATGGCCAACCTAACGGTGGACGATATTAGCGAGGCACTTCATCTGGCCCATCTGCTCGCTTCCCATGGGTACCTTTTCCCGATCGACGACCACCAGCTGACGGTGCGAAACGACGGCACGTTCTACCGCTTCCAGACGCCGTACTTCTGGCCGTCTAACTTCTGGGAACCGGAGAACACCGACTACGCCATCTATCTGTGCAAGCGCACGATGCAGAATAAGACGCGCCTAGAGCTGGCCGACTACGAGGCTGAGAACCTGGCCAAGCTGCAGAAGATGTTCTCGCGCAAGTGGGagttcatcttcatgcaggcTGAAGCACAGAGCAAGGTGGACAAGAAGCGCGACAAACTCGAGCGCAAGGTGCTGGACTCGCAGGAGCGCGCCTTCTGGGACGTGCACCGGCCGATGCCGGGCTGCGTTAACACGACCGAGATGGACATCAAGAAGGCGTACCGGAAAGGCGCTTCGACGCTCGGATCCGGTTCGGCCGGGACGGCCGCCCACAGCAATCCGGCGGAAACGATGGCCAAGACGATTACGCTGCTAAAGCAGAAGCTGGACCGGCGCACGATCAAGGTGTCCAAGGTGGCCGAATC GTACATTTCGTACTACGAACAGTACAGTGAGTTCGATTACTTCCTTTCGACGTCGGACCATCCTAACCCGTGGCAAACGGATAACACCGAGTTTTGGGATGCCGAGAAGCTTGG CAAGGACATACCGATGAAGCGAGTTAAACGTTGGGGTTTTAGCCTCCGGGAGCTGCTCAACGATCCGGTCGGAAGGGAACAGTTCACCAAATTTTTGGACAAAGAGTTTAGCGGagaaaatttaaa ATTCTGGGAGGCAATACAGGACATGAAGGCATTGCCGCAATCACAGATAAAGGACGCGGCGCAGGCCATCTGGAACGAGTACCTCGCGCCGGACGCCGCATGCCCGGTCAACATCGACTCGAAGTCGCTCGAGCTCGCCCGGGAGGTGGTGAAGGAGGGTGCGGCCCAGCCGAGCCGCTGGTGCTTCGACGTTGCCGCCGATCACGTGTTTTATCTCATGAAGAGCGACTCCTACTCGCGCTTCCTGCGTTCCGACATGTATAAAGAATGTCTGAACGGCTCGAAAAAGAAG ACCTCCGTTAAAGGACTTCGAATATTTTCCGGAAGAAAAGACACGCCTGTGATAAATTAA
- the LOC131284052 gene encoding large ribosomal subunit protein mL40-like codes for MWNIPVLGRFSSLLGHARTFHSSSGLLFRCTPALCAEPLKKKKKLDPQIIKQREERKRKRLEKQIRRLEKNARQLKPIEELETPMELIDEQGKRRRAKPSLTPELIEGRALLEKQWAKFKMQEKLADYQLFDRIMAAQTKALNELKLESEGLYQQAIQPDPALVPFGAEGPVATPPIKNYEQPDGEYIDVSKKWE; via the exons atGTGGAACATTCCTGTTTTAGGCCG ATTCTCATCACTGCTGGGGCATGCCAGAACGTTTCATAGCAGCAGCGGTCTGCTTTTCCGGTGCACCCCGGCACTCTGTGCAGAACcattgaaaaagaagaaaaagctcGACCCACAAATCATCAAACAACGAGAAGAGCGCAAAAGAAAACggctggaaaaacaaatcagacGCTTGGAAAAGAATGCCCGTCAGCTGAAGCCAATCGAGGAGCTGGAAACGCCGATGGAACTTATCGATGAGCAAGG GAAACGAAGGCGTGCCAAGCCTAGTCTAACGCCAGAGCTTATCGAGGGTCGCGCATTGCTGGAGAAGCAATGGGCCAAGTTCAAGATGCAGGAGAAACTAGCAGACTATCAACTGTTCGACCGGATTATGGCCGCCCAGACGAAGGCATTAAATGAATTGAAGCTAGAGTCCGAAGGGTTGTACCAACAAGCCATCCAACCTGATCCGGCGTTGGTCCCTTTTGGTGCGGAGGGACCAGTGGCAACACCTCCAATCAAAAACTACGAGCAACCGGATGGCGAATACATTGACGTGTCGAAAAAATGGGAGTAA
- the LOC131288268 gene encoding ER membrane protein complex subunit 6, whose amino-acid sequence MSTTRVKTRETKSGEVIAYSDTAIRNNASAVEYCRTSMAALSGSTAGVLGLTGILGFLFYVLAVLCLWQMLLLKSGSNWEKYFISRKSLLTHGFLSGLCTYVLFWTFLYGMVHVY is encoded by the exons ATGTCGACGACAAGGGTGAAAACTAGGGAAACCAAATCCGGAGAGGTGATCGCTTACAGCGACACTGCGATCAGGAACAATGCATCTGCCGTCGAGTATTGCAGGACGTCGATGGCTGCTCTTTCAGGAAGCACCGCTG GCGTTCTCGGACTAACCGGCATTCTGGGATTCCTGTTCTACGTGCTGGCGGTGTTGTGTCTATGGCAAATGCTACTGCTGAAGTCGGGCTCAAATTGGGAAAAGTATTTCATCAGCCGGAAAAGTCTGCTCACACACGGCTTCCTGAGCGGATTGTGCACCTACGTGCTGTTCTGGACGTTCCTGTACGGTATGGTGCACGTGTACTGA
- the LOC131286508 gene encoding ferrochelatase, mitochondrial, with protein MHSFLRKVISPTTANHGLQQFRTVATKPRTAVVMLNMGGPQNTDQVHDYLLNIMTDRDMIQLPVQSKLGPWIAKRRTPEVQKKYSEIGGGSPILKWTNLQGELMCKQLDKLSPETAPHKHYVAFRYVNPLTEDTFREVERDQPERVVLFSQYPQYSCATSGSSFNAIYTHYKDNPSKGLANARWSMIDRWGTHPLLAKTFADNIRKELEKFPQEKRKEVVLLFSAHSLPLRAVNRGDAYPSEVGATVQNVMAELGWAQPYCLVWQSKVGPLPWLEPFTEDAIKGYIKQGKKNFILVPIAFVNEHIETLHELDIEYCQELAHEVGAEKIGRAAAPNDHPLFIEALADVVQKHLASGVTVGPKFLLRCPACVNSKCSASKRWYNELCN; from the exons atgcattcgtTTTTGAGAAAAGTTATTTCCCCAACCACTGCCAACCACG GTCTTCAACAGTTCCGTACTGTGGCGACGAAACCACGTACGGCGGTGGTAATGCTGAACATGGGAGGACCGCAGAACACCGATCAAGTACACGATTACTTGCTCAACATTATGACTGACCGCGACATGATCCAGCTGCCGGTTCAAAG CAAACTCGGCCCGTGGATTGCGAAGCGACGTACACCAGAGGTACAGAAGAAGTATTCGGAAATCGGCGGCGGGTCGCCGATCCTCAAGTGGACCAATCTACAGGGCGAACTGATGTGTAAGCAGCTGGATAAGCTTTCACCAGAAACTGCCCCCCACAAGCACTACGTAGCCTTCCGGTACGTCAACCCACTGACGGAGGACACGTTCCGAGAGGTGGAACGCGACCAGCCGGAGCGAGTCGTGCTGTTCTCGCAGTATCCGCAGTACAGCTGTGCGACATCCGGTTCGAGTTTCAATGCTATCTACACACACTACAAGGATAACCCCTCGAAAGGGCTAGCAAATGCACGCTGGAGCATGATTGATCGCTGGGGTACGCATCCACTGCTGGCGAAAACGTTTGCCGACAACATCCGCAAGGAACTGGAAAAGTTCCCCCAAGAGAAGCGGAAAGAGGTTGTGCTACTCTTCTCCGCCCATTCGCTGCCCCTGCGGGCAGTCAACAGGGGCGATGCGTACCCGTCGGAGGTGGGTGCAACGGTGCAGAACGTCATGGCCGAGCTAGGTTGGGCGCAACCGTACTGCCTGGTTTGGCAGTCGAAGGTTGGCCCACTGCCCTGGCTGGAACCGTTCACCGAGGACGCCATCAAAGGCTACATTAAGCAGGGTAAGAAGAATTTCATCCTCGTACCAATTGCATTTGTAAACGAGCACATCGAGACACTACACGAGCTTGACATTGAGTACTGCCAGGAGCTGGCACACGAGGTCGGGGCGGAAAAAATTGGCCGAGCGGCCGCCCCCAATGATCACCCGCTGTTCATCGAGGCACTCGCCGATGTGGTGCAGAAGCATTTAGCCAGTGGGGTCACCGTGGGACCAAAATTCCTGTTGCGCTGTCCGGCATGTGTGAACTCAAAGTGTTCGGCCAGCAAACGGTGGTACAACGAATTGTGCAATTGA
- the LOC131288780 gene encoding WD repeat-containing protein 91, whose product MAHIQYVDGLIREYILFRGFSNTLKAFDSELKSDKDKSFRVDKVIEQILLLIHNHDLQGLRELWAHLNNHLFRNLEHHFATAVNKLEQSVLKFYLIVAYTSNKTDKITEFFTKLSSELVNQSEWKEWFFFPFCKNPEEHAAFAVCFSKQWQDTLLISLHNFLSTIYQCMPQPIIAKAESEGCLIKKLQEENALLRSKLSTIQQQQLQQQYLQTAGPGSHHSRLSASSGGDQRLTADGRIRYSSRPSSSMLSLNDLQPFGIPPPTHIVDDFYIIAQESNSMGNAAEGQARGLKSLIRNIGSGGSPVLGRREAVLERNKKRSGSVGSRGNWIHS is encoded by the exons ATGGCACACATCCAGTACGTGGACGGTTTAATTCGAGAATATATCCTTTTCCGTGGGTTTTCCAACACGCTAAAAGCGTTCGATAGTGAGCTAAAGAGTGATAAAGATAAAAGTTTTCGTGTGGACAAAGTTATCGAGCAAATACTGCTGCTGATACACAATCACGACCTGCAGGGGTTGCGCGAGCTGTGGGCCCATTTAAATAATCACCTGTTCCGTAATTTGGAGCACCATTTCGCCACCG CTGTTAATAAGCTGGAGCAATCTGTACTGAAGTTTTACCTCATCGTCGCCTATACTTCGAATAAGACGGATAAAATAACAGAGTTCTTCACCAAACTTTCATCGGAGTTGGTAAACCAAAGCGAATGGAAAGAGTGGTTCT TTTTCCCGTTTTGCAAAAACCCAGAAGAACATGCAGCATTTGCCGTCTGCTTTAGTAAGCAATGGCAGGACACTTTGCTCATTTCACTGCACAACTTCCTATCGACTATCTATCAATGTATGCCGCAGCCAATCATCGCAAAGGCCGAATCTGAGGGATGTCTAATAAAGAAACTGCAGGAAGAAAATGCTCTACTGCGAAGCAAATTGAGCACCATTCAGCAACAGCAATTGCAGCAGCAGTATCTGCAGACGGCTGGTCCCGGAAGTCATCACTCGCGGCTCAGTGCTTCATCGGGCGGAGATCAACGGCTCACGGCGGACGGTCGAATTCGGTACTCGTCGCGGCCATCGTCAAGCATGCTTTCGCTGAACGATCTGCAACCGTTCGGCATTCCTCCACCCACCCACATCGTGGATGATTTCTACATTATCGCACAGGAGTCGAACAGTATGGGGAACGCGGCTGAGGGACAGGCCAGGGGTTTGAAGTCGCTGATAAGAAACATAGGATCCGGTGGAAGCCCCGTGCTCGGGCGACGTGAGGCCGTGctagaacgaaacaaaaaacgttCCGGCAGTGTAGGAAGTCGCGGTAATTGGATTCATAGTTGA
- the LOC131289820 gene encoding annexin B10-like, translating into MSWYYTPVPTVVPAADFNPSADAAALRKAMKGFGTDEQAIIDILCARSNAQRQEIAAAFSRDLGRDLVKDLKSELSGKFEDVIIGLMQPPLNYLCQQLYKAMDGIGTDEKALIEILCSQNNETMHEIARLYEQLYSRPLAEHVCTETSGNFRRLLTMIITGSREAPGTVNPELAVQQAKQLYDAGEGRFGTDESAFYKILTHASFDQLEYIFEEYKKLTGRTIEQALKNELSGDLYNALRAIVECVQMAPHFFAGKLFKSMDGMGTDDKTLIRIIVSRSEIDLQNIKDEYEQMYNKTLLSAVQSDTSGDYKKALCAIIGKA; encoded by the exons ATGTCTTGGTACTATACG CCCGTACCGACCGTGGTTCCCGCGGCAGATTTCAACCCGTCGGCAGATGCGGCCGCCCTGAGGAAAGCGATGAAGGGTTTCGGCACCGATGAGCAAGCAATCATCGATATTCTGTGCGCACGATCGAATGCCCAGCGACAGGAGATTGCGGCCGCGTTCAGTCGCGACCTTGGCCGCGATCTGGTGAAGGATCTCAAGTCGGAGCTCAGTGGCAAGTTCGAGGACGTGATCATTGGGCTGATGCAGCCCCCGTTGAACTACCTGTGCCAGCAGCTGTACAAGGCGATGGATGGAATCGGTACGGACGAGAAAGCACTGATTGAGATACTGTGCTCGCAGAACAACGAGACAATGCATGAGATTGCGCGCCTTTATGAGCAGCTGTACAGCCGGCCCCTTGCCGAGCACGTCTGCACTGAAACGTCGGGCAACTTCCGGCGACTGCTGACGATGATCATTACCGGCAGCCGTGAGGCGCCCGGAACCGTCAATCCAGAGCTGGCCGTGCAGCAAGCGAAACAGTTGTACGACGCCGGCGAGGGTCGCTTCGGTACGGACGAGTCGGCGTTCTACAAAATATTGACACACGCTTCCTTCGACCAGCTGGAGTACATATTTGAGGAGTACAAAAAGTTGACCGGCCGTACAATCGAACAGGCACTGAAGAACGAGCTGAGTGGTGACTTGTATAACGCCCTCAGGGCGATCGTTGAATGCGTCCAGATGGCGCCACACTTTTTTGCCGGGAAGCTGTTCAAATCCATGGACGGCATGGGCACGGACGATAAGACACTTATTCGCATCATCGTTAGTCGCTCGGAGATAGATCTGCAGAATATCAAAGATGAATATGAGCAGATGTACAACAAGACACTCCTCAGTGCCGTTCAG AGCGATACTTCTGGGGATTACAAAAAAGCTCTCTGCGCCATCATTGGAAAGGCATAA